A stretch of the Pirellulales bacterium genome encodes the following:
- a CDS encoding SEC-C domain-containing protein, whose product MEVLERIWEIISELFGGLSSGIERGITSLFGSSNARYVKKLQPKIAAIGALEPKYQAMSDAELREQTSQFRKRLAEGETLDDILVEAFAVCREGGRRFLGMRHYDVQLMGGMVLHSGAIAEMITGEGKTLVATLPTYLNAIEGKGVHVVTVNDYLARRDMEWMGPLYMGLGLTVGAIQAGMDGEERQNAYACDITYGTNNEFGFDYLRDNMKPAARGDKSYSKREQQCQGPLNFAVVDEVDNILIDEARTPLIISGPAHDDVTKYARADKIARQLTRDTHFEVKEKEHTAHLTDEGVRAAEKIAGIESFYTAGNMEWPHLIDNSLKAHHLYKRDVNYVVQEDEVVIVDEFTGRLMPGRNWSDGLHQAVEAKEGVRIKEENQTLATITLQNFFKLYKKISGMTGTAMTEAGEFWKIYKLDVIAIPPNRQLTRINHPDVIYRTEREKFGAIVEEIERLHKWDIIEVKGGEQQTGEIVKENDEAIEWLPADGVSTSKHSKHRETIPRAQVKTISRRGRPILVGTVSIEKSELISRLLGQRGIQHEVLNAKHHQREADIIAQAGRRGAVTIATNMAGRGTDIILGGNPETMAWAVLQSKYPTRLDVPQDEWNGLVREIEQREQMKAEGRDVAALGGLHVLGTERHEARRIDLQLRGRCGRQGDPGSSRFYLSLEDDLMRIFAGEWVKNVLTRLGMQEGEAIESRMVSRRIEGAQKKVEERNFEIRKNLLEYDEVMDEQRKRVYTYRQQLLEGRSGKELIFAMIDRQVDRYLSTFLERSYGAETFAKWASDLFGVEFEAKDFRGEGFESAQEVARDQAERKAEGQIYEAMDENLPEEEEPAEWNWEALAKFSHARWNTNLRDRDLKKVGRDGVAELLIERSREAIQKIDMTDGARFLEEDFGLKSAIAWVQYKFGIVLELEDIRGRDVAQLKQLVRERAAQAYEQKETEFPVIAGLYRHTIGDAQGQKRFDRERLAEWASQRFESPLILDDLKNRQRDEIRDVLLTLSRQHHQKADAVLQEVQQKVGQIFNGGDQATATLAVATGGNGELDSLAAWLQRDLKVELPKEELARLDREQLERRLNEAIEDRFRPEMRRMERALVLQLLDTAWKDHLLAMDHLRHSVGLRGYAQVDPKVEFKREGMRLFDNMWDSIGERVTDLVYRMEQLDENWVGSLWVESEARHDEAPTAMTEIQEQQQTAIDSSEAQGQARIEPIRNRQERVGRNDPCTCGSGKKFKNCCMKKQRLG is encoded by the coding sequence TGGGGGGCATGGTGCTGCACTCGGGCGCCATCGCCGAGATGATCACCGGCGAAGGCAAGACACTGGTGGCGACGCTGCCGACCTATTTGAACGCGATCGAGGGGAAAGGGGTGCATGTCGTCACGGTGAACGACTACCTGGCGCGCCGCGATATGGAGTGGATGGGGCCGCTGTACATGGGATTGGGTCTGACCGTCGGCGCCATTCAGGCGGGCATGGATGGCGAAGAACGCCAGAACGCTTATGCCTGCGACATCACCTACGGCACCAACAACGAATTCGGCTTTGACTACTTGCGCGACAACATGAAGCCGGCCGCGCGAGGGGACAAGAGCTATTCGAAGCGCGAACAACAGTGCCAGGGACCGCTGAACTTCGCCGTGGTCGACGAAGTGGACAACATCCTGATCGACGAGGCGCGCACGCCGTTGATTATTTCTGGTCCGGCGCACGACGACGTGACCAAGTACGCCAGGGCGGACAAAATCGCCAGGCAGTTGACGCGCGACACGCATTTTGAAGTCAAGGAAAAGGAGCACACGGCGCACCTGACCGATGAGGGAGTGCGCGCGGCGGAAAAGATCGCCGGGATCGAGAGCTTTTACACCGCCGGCAACATGGAATGGCCGCACCTGATCGACAACTCGCTCAAAGCACACCATTTGTACAAGCGCGACGTGAACTACGTGGTGCAGGAAGACGAAGTGGTGATTGTCGACGAATTCACCGGTCGCTTGATGCCGGGCCGCAACTGGAGCGACGGATTGCACCAGGCGGTGGAGGCCAAAGAAGGGGTGCGGATCAAGGAAGAGAACCAGACGCTGGCCACGATCACGCTGCAAAACTTCTTCAAGCTGTACAAAAAGATCTCCGGCATGACCGGTACGGCGATGACCGAAGCCGGCGAATTCTGGAAGATCTACAAGCTCGACGTGATCGCGATTCCGCCGAATCGGCAACTCACCCGCATCAACCACCCCGACGTGATCTACCGCACCGAGCGCGAGAAGTTTGGGGCCATTGTCGAAGAAATCGAGCGACTCCACAAATGGGACATCATCGAGGTGAAGGGGGGCGAACAGCAGACGGGCGAAATCGTTAAAGAGAACGACGAAGCGATTGAATGGCTGCCAGCCGACGGCGTCTCGACCAGCAAGCACTCGAAGCACCGCGAGACGATTCCTCGCGCGCAAGTGAAAACCATCAGCCGGCGCGGACGACCAATATTGGTGGGCACGGTGTCAATCGAAAAGAGCGAGCTTATTTCACGCTTGCTCGGCCAACGCGGCATCCAACACGAAGTGCTCAACGCCAAGCATCATCAGCGCGAAGCGGACATCATCGCCCAGGCCGGTCGGCGCGGCGCGGTGACGATCGCCACCAACATGGCGGGCCGCGGCACCGACATCATCTTGGGCGGCAATCCCGAGACGATGGCCTGGGCGGTGCTGCAAAGCAAGTACCCCACTCGGCTGGACGTGCCGCAGGATGAGTGGAACGGGCTGGTGCGCGAGATTGAACAGCGCGAACAAATGAAGGCGGAAGGCCGCGATGTGGCGGCCCTGGGAGGCCTGCACGTGCTGGGCACCGAACGGCACGAAGCGCGGCGCATCGACCTGCAGTTGCGCGGCCGCTGCGGACGACAAGGCGATCCCGGCAGCAGTCGCTTTTATCTTTCGCTCGAAGACGATTTGATGCGGATCTTCGCTGGCGAATGGGTGAAGAACGTGCTGACGCGACTGGGCATGCAGGAAGGGGAGGCGATTGAAAGCCGGATGGTAAGCCGGCGCATCGAAGGTGCCCAAAAGAAGGTCGAGGAACGCAACTTCGAAATTCGCAAGAACCTGCTCGAATACGACGAGGTGATGGACGAGCAGCGCAAACGGGTTTACACGTACCGCCAGCAGTTGCTCGAAGGGCGTAGCGGCAAGGAACTGATCTTCGCGATGATCGACCGGCAGGTCGATCGCTATCTCAGCACCTTTCTGGAACGGAGTTACGGCGCGGAGACGTTCGCCAAGTGGGCCAGCGATTTGTTTGGGGTGGAGTTCGAAGCGAAGGATTTTCGCGGCGAAGGATTTGAGTCGGCCCAGGAGGTGGCCCGCGATCAGGCGGAGCGCAAGGCCGAAGGACAAATCTACGAGGCGATGGATGAAAACCTGCCCGAGGAGGAGGAGCCGGCTGAGTGGAACTGGGAGGCGTTGGCCAAGTTTTCGCACGCTCGCTGGAACACGAATCTCCGCGATCGCGACCTGAAGAAGGTCGGTCGGGACGGAGTCGCCGAGTTGCTGATCGAGCGCTCGCGAGAGGCGATTCAAAAGATCGACATGACGGACGGCGCTCGCTTTTTGGAAGAAGATTTTGGGCTCAAGAGCGCGATTGCCTGGGTGCAGTACAAGTTTGGCATCGTGCTGGAACTGGAGGACATTCGCGGGCGCGATGTTGCGCAGCTCAAGCAATTGGTGCGCGAGCGAGCCGCGCAAGCGTACGAACAGAAGGAGACTGAGTTTCCGGTGATCGCCGGCCTGTATCGGCATACTATCGGCGATGCACAAGGGCAAAAGCGATTCGACCGCGAGCGGCTGGCCGAATGGGCCAGCCAGCGATTCGAGTCTCCCTTGATACTGGACGACTTGAAAAACCGGCAGCGCGACGAAATTCGTGATGTGCTGTTGACGCTCAGCCGACAGCACCACCAGAAGGCGGACGCCGTGCTGCAAGAAGTGCAGCAGAAGGTGGGCCAAATTTTCAACGGCGGCGATCAGGCGACGGCCACGCTGGCGGTGGCGACCGGCGGCAATGGCGAGCTCGACTCGTTGGCCGCCTGGTTACAGCGCGACCTCAAGGTTGAATTGCCGAAAGAAGAATTGGCGCGGCTCGATCGTGAGCAGCTCGAGCGGCGGCTCAACGAAGCGATTGAGGATCGCTTCCGCCCAGAAATGCGCCGCATGGAGCGGGCGCTTGTGCTGCAATTATTGGACACCGCCTGGAAGGATCACCTGTTGGCGATGGACCATTTGCGGCACAGCGTGGGTCTGCGTGGCTACGCCCAGGTGGACCCCAAGGTGGAGTTCAAGCGCGAAGGGATGCGGCTCTTTGACAATATGTGGGACTCGATCGGCGAACGCGTGACCGATTTGGTGTATCGCATGGAGCAGCTCGACGAGAACTGGGTGGGCTCGCTGTGGGTGGAGAGCGAGGCGCGCCACGATGAAGCGCCGACCGCGATGACCGAGATTCAAGAGCAACAGCAGACCGCGATCGACTCGTCAGAAGCGCAAGGCCAGGCGCGGATCGAGCCGATCCGCAATCGACAGGAGCGCGTGGGCCGCAATGATCCTTGCACTTGCGGCAGCGGCAAGAAGTTCAAGAACTGCTGTATGAAGAAGCAGCGGCTTGGTTAA
- a CDS encoding 3-deoxy-D-manno-octulosonic acid transferase: MIRLASWTLNLLYALLLIAAAPWLAWQMIAQGKQRSGFAAKFFGQVPRRTSSQRCIWLHAVSVGEVNLLAPLIAELEQRFPKVQCVISTTTATGYEVALRKYAPRMVFYCPLDFSWAVRRALARIRPDVLVLAELELWPNLMLLSRAAGAAVLVVNGRVSDKSFRGYLRARRLVAPLLNQVDRIAAQSDQYAQRFIALGAQPTRVTTTGSIKFDGVRFDRSNPATRRLAELAGLAADDVVVLAGSTGEPEEALAIAAFQQLRPRHPQLKLIIVPRHPERFDVVARLLADSGIAFARRSELDAAKGKGSSLPGALLVDTVGELGAWWGTADIAYVGGSLNRRGGQNMIEPAAYGAAVCFGPNTRNFRDIVALLLNAEAAVVVRDGDELTQFVQRCLTDVEYRRNLAQRGQTLVRQQQGATGRTVDLLAEIIEPNDAKHRQAPNLHKSTGQRASTLG; encoded by the coding sequence GTGATTCGGCTGGCAAGCTGGACGCTCAATCTGCTCTATGCGCTACTGCTAATTGCGGCGGCGCCGTGGTTGGCCTGGCAGATGATCGCCCAAGGTAAGCAGCGATCTGGGTTTGCGGCCAAGTTCTTTGGTCAGGTACCTCGGAGGACAAGCAGCCAGCGCTGTATCTGGCTACACGCGGTAAGCGTGGGCGAGGTGAACCTGTTGGCGCCGCTGATCGCCGAGTTGGAGCAGCGATTCCCGAAGGTCCAATGCGTGATCTCGACCACCACCGCCACGGGGTACGAAGTGGCGCTGCGCAAGTACGCGCCCCGCATGGTGTTCTATTGCCCGCTCGATTTTAGTTGGGCGGTGCGGCGGGCGCTGGCGCGCATCCGACCGGATGTGCTGGTGCTGGCCGAACTGGAGCTTTGGCCCAATTTGATGCTGTTGTCGCGCGCGGCCGGCGCGGCGGTGTTGGTGGTGAACGGGCGCGTGAGCGACAAGAGCTTTCGGGGGTATCTTCGCGCGCGGCGACTTGTCGCGCCCCTATTGAACCAGGTTGATCGCATCGCGGCGCAGTCTGACCAATATGCCCAGCGGTTCATCGCGCTGGGCGCGCAGCCAACGCGAGTGACAACCACCGGATCGATCAAATTCGATGGCGTGCGATTCGACCGTTCCAATCCGGCCACACGGCGATTGGCGGAACTTGCCGGACTAGCGGCAGATGATGTGGTCGTTTTAGCGGGAAGCACCGGCGAGCCGGAAGAGGCGTTGGCAATTGCGGCCTTCCAGCAACTGCGCCCGCGGCATCCGCAATTGAAGTTGATCATTGTGCCGCGGCATCCAGAACGCTTCGATGTGGTGGCTCGGCTGCTGGCAGATTCTGGAATCGCGTTCGCGCGGCGCAGCGAGCTTGATGCGGCAAAAGGAAAAGGATCCTCGCTGCCTGGCGCATTGCTGGTCGACACGGTCGGCGAGCTTGGCGCCTGGTGGGGAACCGCGGACATCGCCTACGTGGGTGGCAGCCTGAATCGGCGCGGCGGCCAGAACATGATTGAGCCGGCAGCCTATGGGGCGGCAGTTTGCTTTGGACCCAACACGCGCAATTTTCGGGACATTGTCGCGCTCTTGTTGAATGCGGAGGCGGCGGTGGTAGTGCGCGACGGTGATGAACTTACGCAGTTTGTCCAGCGCTGCCTGACCGACGTGGAGTATCGGCGGAATTTGGCGCAGCGGGGTCAGACGCTTGTTCGCCAGCAACAAGGCGCCACTGGGCGCACTGTCGATCTGCTGGCGGAGATCATTGAGCCAAACGATGCGAAGCACCGACAGGCGCCGAATCTCCACAAGAGTACGGGGCAGCGAGCGAGCACGCTCGGCTGA
- a CDS encoding long-chain fatty acid--CoA ligase: MQGLIMDYQLTAPAMLRRTESLFGHKEIVTRRPDKSLHRYTYREMVERSKRLALALQQLGVRPGDRVATFCWNHYQHLEAYFGIPLCGGVLHTLNLRLHPTDLAYIAAHAGDKVVIVDEILWPLFEKFRGDVPFEQVIVVRSTDAPLPAGAHDYEALLASANPTDFQQPEIDEHAAAAMCYTSGTTGKPKGVVYSHRAIVLHSLGTTMADTHGVSEHDCILPVVPMFHANAWGLPYSATLVGAKQVFPGPFLEPANLLDLFVSERVTLTAGVPTIWLGILQILDQHPGKYDLTALRSMLVGGSAAPPAMIRGFKQRHGLDVLHAWGMTELCPMGTVAALPSGLKQADLDDQLRFRSKQGLPVALVELRARGESGIVPWDGKSVGELEVRGAWVARSYYNCPEGGASFTEDGWFRTGDMVAIEPDGCLHLQDRAKDVIKSGGEWISSVALENALMGHPAVAEAAVIPVWHPKWDERPLAAVVLKPGASATGDELRAFLEPQFAKWWLPDAFEFIDAIPRTSAGKFLKSALRERFQDYFRASPAT, encoded by the coding sequence ATGCAAGGTCTCATCATGGACTATCAGCTCACCGCCCCGGCGATGTTGCGCCGCACGGAGTCGCTGTTTGGTCACAAGGAAATCGTCACCCGGCGGCCCGATAAATCGCTGCACCGCTACACCTATCGCGAGATGGTCGAACGCTCAAAGCGTCTGGCCCTGGCGCTACAACAACTAGGCGTGCGGCCGGGCGATCGCGTGGCGACCTTCTGCTGGAATCACTACCAGCACCTGGAAGCCTACTTCGGCATCCCCCTTTGCGGCGGCGTGCTGCATACGCTCAACCTGCGACTACATCCCACCGACCTGGCGTATATCGCCGCGCACGCCGGCGACAAGGTTGTGATTGTTGACGAGATTCTCTGGCCGTTGTTTGAGAAGTTCCGCGGCGATGTTCCTTTCGAGCAGGTGATCGTCGTCCGCTCGACCGACGCTCCCTTGCCGGCCGGTGCGCACGACTACGAGGCCCTTTTGGCCAGCGCCAATCCAACCGACTTCCAACAGCCCGAAATTGACGAACACGCCGCCGCCGCCATGTGCTACACCTCCGGCACAACGGGCAAACCCAAAGGCGTGGTCTACTCGCACCGCGCCATCGTGCTCCACTCGCTCGGCACGACCATGGCCGATACCCACGGGGTAAGCGAACACGATTGCATCTTGCCTGTGGTGCCGATGTTCCACGCCAACGCCTGGGGATTGCCTTACAGCGCCACGCTGGTTGGCGCGAAGCAGGTCTTTCCCGGGCCGTTTCTGGAGCCAGCCAATCTGCTCGATCTCTTCGTCAGCGAGCGAGTGACCCTCACCGCCGGAGTGCCGACCATCTGGCTCGGCATCCTCCAAATCCTCGATCAGCACCCGGGCAAGTACGACCTGACGGCGCTGCGCTCCATGCTGGTTGGCGGATCGGCCGCGCCCCCCGCCATGATCCGCGGTTTCAAGCAACGGCACGGCTTGGATGTGCTGCATGCCTGGGGCATGACCGAACTCTGCCCCATGGGCACCGTCGCCGCGCTGCCCAGCGGCCTCAAGCAGGCCGATCTCGACGACCAATTGCGCTTCCGCTCCAAGCAAGGCTTGCCCGTCGCGCTAGTCGAACTGCGCGCTCGCGGCGAGAGCGGCATTGTCCCATGGGATGGCAAGTCGGTGGGCGAACTCGAAGTGCGCGGCGCCTGGGTCGCTCGCTCGTACTACAACTGCCCCGAAGGCGGCGCCTCGTTCACCGAAGATGGCTGGTTCCGCACCGGCGACATGGTGGCCATCGAACCCGATGGTTGTCTGCATTTGCAAGATCGCGCCAAAGACGTCATCAAGTCGGGCGGCGAATGGATCAGTTCGGTGGCGCTCGAGAACGCGCTGATGGGCCATCCCGCGGTGGCGGAGGCCGCGGTCATACCCGTGTGGCATCCCAAATGGGACGAGCGACCTCTGGCCGCCGTAGTGCTTAAGCCTGGCGCTTCGGCCACTGGCGACGAATTGCGCGCTTTTTTGGAACCGCAATTCGCCAAGTGGTGGCTGCCCGACGCGTTCGAGTTCATCGACGCCATCCCGCGCACCTCGGCCGGAAAGTTCTTGAAGTCCGCGTTGCGCGAACGCTTTCAAGACTACTTTCGCGCGTCGCCAGCCACTTGA
- a CDS encoding class I SAM-dependent rRNA methyltransferase produces the protein MTAPARFPTARVILKPRKSKPFFGRHPWVLDSAIDRVEGEPVDGDAVELFSEKEKWIAHGVYNSRSRLRVRLYTWKPSEFLDQDFWRARIQQAIDLRASLGLIGSDQGTRLVFSEGDGLSGLIVDRYGDYLSIMVTGQAFAIRLPQVVEILVDSLRPRGVFVRTEKGVAQTEGISLADGLYSGVEPAGPIFITENGIRYGVDLRTGQKTGFYLDQRDNRAAVTRYLRGRRVLDMFCYSGGFALNALKHGGAREVLAIDGSERAIALAGANAQLNAIAGARFEKADGFECLSELVVTRQRFGAVILDPPKFARSRQSVADALRAYHRLNRLGVDVLEPGGILVTCSCSGHVTREDLLHMLGGVSQQTGRDIQVLEQRGAAPDHPVAASCLETEYLKCLICRVL, from the coding sequence GTGACCGCCCCAGCACGGTTTCCCACGGCCCGGGTAATACTCAAACCACGCAAAAGCAAGCCGTTCTTCGGTCGCCATCCCTGGGTGCTCGATTCAGCGATTGATCGCGTTGAAGGCGAACCCGTCGATGGCGATGCGGTCGAGCTTTTCTCCGAGAAGGAAAAGTGGATCGCGCACGGCGTGTACAACTCGCGCAGTCGACTACGAGTGCGCCTCTACACCTGGAAACCCAGCGAGTTTCTCGATCAGGATTTTTGGCGCGCTCGCATTCAGCAAGCAATTGACCTCCGTGCCAGCCTCGGTCTGATCGGGTCGGATCAGGGAACACGCCTGGTCTTCAGCGAAGGCGACGGCCTCTCGGGGCTGATCGTCGATCGCTACGGCGACTATCTGTCGATCATGGTCACCGGTCAGGCGTTCGCCATCCGCCTGCCGCAAGTCGTCGAGATACTGGTCGACTCGCTGCGCCCGCGCGGTGTCTTTGTCCGTACCGAAAAGGGGGTCGCCCAAACGGAAGGCATCTCTCTGGCCGATGGTTTGTATTCGGGCGTCGAACCCGCCGGGCCGATCTTCATCACCGAGAACGGCATTCGCTACGGCGTCGATCTGCGCACAGGACAAAAGACCGGCTTCTATCTCGACCAGCGCGACAACCGCGCCGCTGTCACGCGCTATCTGCGTGGCCGCCGTGTGCTGGACATGTTCTGCTACAGCGGCGGCTTCGCGCTCAACGCCTTGAAGCATGGCGGCGCCCGCGAGGTGCTGGCCATCGACGGCAGCGAGCGCGCCATCGCGCTGGCCGGCGCCAACGCGCAACTCAATGCAATCGCCGGCGCCCGCTTCGAAAAAGCCGACGGCTTTGAATGCCTCTCCGAATTGGTCGTGACGCGCCAACGATTTGGCGCCGTGATCCTCGATCCGCCCAAGTTCGCCCGTAGCCGACAATCAGTGGCCGATGCCCTGCGCGCTTATCATCGCCTGAACCGCCTGGGCGTCGACGTCTTGGAGCCCGGCGGAATCCTCGTCACCTGTAGTTGCTCCGGGCATGTCACGCGCGAGGATCTATTGCATATGCTCGGCGGTGTTTCACAGCAAACGGGCCGAGATATTCAAGTGCTGGAACAGCGCGGGGCCGCTCCCGACCATCCTGTGGCGGCCTCCTGTCTGGAGACGGAATATCTGAAGTGCTTGATTTGCCGCGTGCTATGA